In the Malus domestica chromosome 16, GDT2T_hap1 genome, one interval contains:
- the LOC139193079 gene encoding uncharacterized protein, producing MPDNLTFDINDVDELKTEIKQLQIYVVRMAHENDISDRKMWKKIEELATIVQELRKDVKTKGLEDSNEEEEGGEEEGGEKNDDEEDAEEEGEEEDIEEQGSEKEDKE from the coding sequence ATGCCTGACAACCTAACCTTTGACATTAATGATGTCGATGAGTTGAAAACAGAGATCAAGCAGTTGCAGATATATGTGGTGCGAATGGCGCATGAGAATGATATTTCAGACCGAAAAATGTGGAAGAAGATCGAAGAGTTGGCCACGATTGTGCAGGAATTAAGAAAGGATGTTAAGACAAAAGGGTTGGAGGATtcgaatgaggaagaagaaggtggtgAGGAAGAGGGTGGTGAGAAAAATGATGATGAGGAAGACGCTGAAGAAGAGGGTGAGGAGGAAGACATTGAGGAACAAGGTAGTgagaaagaagataaggaataa